One Candidatus Schekmanbacteria bacterium DNA segment encodes these proteins:
- a CDS encoding riboflavin synthase, which yields MFTGIIECTGKIVSLRKKGASAEISVDFSITGEALKMGESIAVDGVCLTVKSFSSGGFLADISSETLSLTTLARKKAGENVNIERAMAYGGRIGGHFVTGHVDGTGIIKSKKTGAEGGVIVIQAPRNIAKDIIKKGSVAVDGISLTVTETGEDVFSVALIPHTIENTVLKQKHEGDEVNLETDMLGKYVRRAVESYLPGSSKEKISLEFLRDTGFID from the coding sequence TTGTTTACTGGAATAATTGAATGTACCGGTAAAATAGTTTCTCTCAGAAAAAAAGGAGCTTCTGCTGAGATCTCAGTAGATTTTTCCATAACAGGAGAAGCTTTGAAAATGGGGGAAAGCATTGCAGTTGACGGCGTATGTCTGACTGTGAAGTCCTTTTCATCAGGAGGGTTTTTGGCAGACATATCAAGTGAGACACTGTCTCTTACGACGCTTGCAAGGAAAAAGGCCGGAGAAAACGTCAACATTGAAAGAGCAATGGCATATGGCGGCAGGATCGGAGGGCATTTTGTTACAGGACATGTTGACGGGACAGGAATTATAAAATCAAAAAAAACAGGAGCTGAAGGAGGAGTTATTGTTATACAAGCACCCCGCAATATAGCCAAAGACATCATAAAAAAAGGCTCTGTCGCAGTTGACGGTATAAGCCTTACAGTAACAGAAACAGGAGAAGATGTTTTCTCGGTAGCTCTCATTCCGCATACCATAGAAAACACTGTTCTCAAACAAAAGCATGAAGGTGATGAGGTAAACCTTGAAACCGACATGCTCGGCAAGTATGTAAGGAGAGCTGTTGAATCCTATCTTCCCGGGAGCAGCAAGGAAAAAATAAGTCTTGAATTTTTAAGAGATACGGGGTTTATAGATTAA
- a CDS encoding bifunctional 3,4-dihydroxy-2-butanone-4-phosphate synthase/GTP cyclohydrolase II has protein sequence MKETTRENYKFNSIDEALKDIKAGKMIILCDDEDRENEGDLTMAAEKVTPEAINFMATYGRGLICLPLTPEQCDDLKLPLMVSDNTNQFNTAFTISIEAKEGVTTGISAKDRATTILTAINPETKPEDIVRPGHIFPLRSATGGVLQRTGQTEGAVDLSKLAGLNPAGVICEIMNDDGSMARLPQLVEFAKKHNLKIVTIKDLIEYRLRKESLIVKEATTRVPTPYGEFTAIAYRSIIDNHCHVALVKGDVADGSDILVRVHSMCLTGDVFGSQRCDCGEQLHAAMKKVQEEGKGVVLYLYQEGRGIGLINKLKAYELQDKGLDTVEANEHLGFKPDLREYGIGAQILVALGIKKIKLMTNNPRKIVGIKGYGLKVVERIPVEITPDENNIRYLRTKQKKLGHIFENLK, from the coding sequence ATGAAGGAAACTACAAGAGAGAACTATAAATTCAATTCCATAGATGAGGCGTTAAAAGATATAAAAGCAGGGAAGATGATAATTCTCTGCGACGACGAAGACAGGGAAAATGAGGGTGACCTCACTATGGCTGCCGAGAAAGTAACCCCGGAAGCCATAAATTTCATGGCAACATACGGCAGGGGACTTATATGTCTGCCGCTTACCCCGGAACAATGCGATGACCTCAAGCTTCCGCTCATGGTTTCAGACAATACCAACCAGTTCAACACAGCATTCACCATATCGATAGAAGCAAAAGAAGGAGTCACCACAGGAATCTCTGCAAAGGACAGAGCAACAACCATTCTTACAGCCATCAATCCTGAAACAAAACCTGAAGACATAGTCAGACCCGGACATATCTTTCCGTTAAGGTCAGCCACAGGAGGTGTGCTCCAGCGCACAGGACAGACTGAAGGAGCTGTAGACCTTTCAAAGCTTGCAGGGCTTAATCCGGCTGGAGTTATATGCGAAATAATGAATGATGATGGTTCGATGGCAAGACTTCCACAGCTTGTTGAATTTGCAAAAAAACATAATCTGAAAATAGTAACTATCAAGGATTTGATCGAATACCGCCTCCGCAAGGAATCGCTTATCGTAAAGGAAGCAACAACAAGAGTGCCTACACCTTACGGCGAATTCACAGCTATCGCATACCGGAGCATCATTGACAACCACTGCCATGTGGCACTGGTAAAAGGAGATGTAGCTGACGGAAGCGACATACTGGTAAGGGTCCATTCAATGTGCCTTACCGGAGATGTCTTCGGATCCCAGAGATGCGACTGCGGAGAACAGCTTCATGCGGCAATGAAAAAAGTTCAGGAAGAAGGGAAAGGGGTAGTCCTTTATCTTTATCAGGAAGGGAGAGGGATTGGACTCATCAACAAATTAAAAGCCTATGAGCTTCAGGACAAAGGATTAGACACTGTTGAGGCAAACGAACATTTAGGATTCAAGCCTGATTTGCGTGAATATGGGATCGGGGCTCAGATACTTGTTGCCCTTGGTATAAAGAAAATCAAACTTATGACCAATAACCCAAGAAAAATAGTAGGCATAAAAGGATACGGACTAAAAGTAGTTGAACGTATCCCTGTGGAAATAACACCTGACGAAAACAATATAAGGTATCTCAGGACCAAACAGAAAAAACTTGGACACATTTTTGAAAACCTTAAATAA
- a CDS encoding 6,7-dimethyl-8-ribityllumazine synthase: MPSYVEGKLDATGMKFGIVVSRFNEFITEKLLQGCLDGLLRNGAADQNIKVVRVPGSFEIPLIAKKLASGKDYDAIVCLGALIRGQTPHFDYIAAEVTKGLAQAQFESGIPVAYGVITADTIEQAIERAGTKLGNKGRDAALSAIEMANILKAL; this comes from the coding sequence ATGCCCTCTTATGTCGAAGGTAAGCTTGATGCAACAGGAATGAAATTCGGTATAGTAGTAAGCAGGTTCAATGAGTTTATAACAGAGAAACTTCTTCAGGGATGCCTTGACGGTCTGTTAAGGAACGGGGCAGCTGACCAGAATATCAAGGTAGTGCGCGTTCCCGGATCCTTTGAGATTCCCCTGATTGCCAAGAAGCTTGCATCAGGAAAAGACTATGATGCTATCGTTTGTCTTGGAGCCCTCATACGTGGTCAAACTCCTCATTTTGATTATATAGCGGCAGAGGTCACAAAAGGGCTGGCACAGGCTCAGTTCGAGTCCGGAATTCCTGTAGCATACGGCGTAATAACAGCTGACACCATAGAGCAAGCCATAGAAAGAGCAGGTACAAAGCTTGGGAACAAGGGGCGTGATGCGGCACTTTCTGCCATAGAAATGGCAAACATCCTTAAGGCCTTATGA
- the nusB gene encoding transcription antitermination factor NusB, which produces MGLRREAREYTLQFLHKFDAAKTLPDRKTIESELKAFWKSFSPNFYKEGKEFSERLIWSVFDHRERIDSFIEGCLKNWKIGRLAAIDRNIIRIAIAEFLYFDDIDFNVTINEAIEISKKYGMEKSPQFINGVLDRLKGIVEKEEGIKKQCQM; this is translated from the coding sequence ATGGGTTTAAGAAGGGAAGCGAGAGAATATACCCTCCAGTTTCTGCATAAGTTCGATGCTGCAAAGACATTGCCTGACAGAAAGACAATTGAAAGCGAACTTAAAGCTTTCTGGAAAAGCTTTTCACCGAATTTCTACAAAGAGGGAAAAGAATTTTCTGAGCGGCTTATATGGAGCGTGTTTGATCACAGAGAAAGGATAGATTCCTTCATTGAAGGATGCCTTAAAAACTGGAAGATCGGAAGATTGGCAGCAATAGACAGGAACATCATACGAATTGCCATTGCTGAATTCCTTTACTTCGATGATATTGATTTCAATGTGACCATCAATGAAGCAATTGAAATATCCAAAAAATACGGCATGGAAAAATCGCCGCAGTTCATAAACGGGGTTTTAGACAGATTAAAGGGAATAGTGGAAAAAGAAGAAGGCATAAAAAAACAATGCCAGATGTAA
- the trxB gene encoding thioredoxin-disulfide reductase: MPDVNREIKIVIYTLNDCPYCTLAKDLLKKKGASFEERNISDSEELEKEMSERTGKNTLPQIFIDEKHVGGFDDLNALDKKGELDRLLGIKGEKQLEKRTRLLIIGSGPAGLTSAIYAARADLEPLVLSGRQPGGQLTTTTEVENYPGFVGGVMGPELMDIMRKQAERFGAAFLDKELTDVDVTERPFKVTAEDTKISADCIIIASGASAQFIGLPAEKELLGHGVSTCATCDAFFFRGRDVAVVGGGDSALEEAMFLTKFATRVYLIHRRDKLRASKIMQDKAFKNEKITFVWDSLIEDIMGNKTDGVKSIKVKNIKSGALSELSCQGVFVAIGHKPNTAPWAGKIELDKAGYIVSSGTKTSVEGIFCAGDVQDHVYRQAITAAGSGCMAALDAEKYLESLAD, from the coding sequence ATGCCAGATGTAAATCGTGAAATAAAAATAGTCATCTACACTTTAAACGACTGTCCTTACTGCACCCTTGCAAAAGATCTTTTGAAAAAAAAGGGGGCAAGTTTCGAAGAGCGTAACATTTCAGACAGCGAAGAGCTGGAAAAAGAAATGTCCGAACGCACAGGAAAGAACACTCTTCCTCAAATCTTTATAGACGAAAAACATGTTGGCGGCTTCGATGATTTAAATGCCCTTGACAAGAAGGGAGAGCTTGACAGGCTTTTAGGAATCAAAGGAGAAAAACAATTGGAAAAGCGGACAAGACTACTGATAATAGGCTCCGGTCCGGCTGGACTTACTTCTGCTATTTATGCGGCACGCGCAGATCTTGAACCCCTAGTCCTCTCAGGAAGACAGCCCGGCGGCCAGCTTACAACTACTACAGAAGTTGAAAACTATCCGGGTTTTGTAGGCGGAGTAATGGGTCCTGAGCTTATGGACATAATGAGAAAACAGGCAGAGCGTTTCGGCGCGGCTTTCCTTGATAAAGAGCTAACAGACGTTGATGTAACAGAACGTCCTTTTAAAGTAACAGCTGAAGACACTAAGATATCGGCAGACTGCATAATAATAGCCTCCGGTGCATCTGCACAGTTCATAGGGCTTCCTGCAGAAAAAGAACTCCTGGGACACGGCGTATCGACATGCGCAACATGCGATGCTTTCTTTTTCAGGGGACGTGATGTTGCTGTTGTGGGAGGCGGTGATTCAGCCCTTGAAGAGGCAATGTTCTTAACCAAGTTCGCAACAAGGGTCTATCTGATTCACAGGAGAGACAAATTGCGCGCAAGCAAGATAATGCAGGACAAGGCTTTTAAAAATGAAAAGATAACCTTTGTCTGGGACTCCTTGATTGAGGACATAATGGGAAACAAGACTGATGGAGTAAAAAGCATAAAAGTCAAAAATATTAAGAGCGGTGCATTATCGGAGCTTTCATGCCAGGGTGTCTTTGTTGCCATCGGACATAAGCCTAACACCGCACCCTGGGCAGGGAAGATCGAACTTGATAAGGCAGGCTATATTGTTTCCAGCGGGACAAAAACTTCAGTAGAAGGAATATTCTGCGCCGGAGATGTGCAGGATCATGTTTACAGGCAGGCTATAACAGCCGCAGGCAGCGGATGTATGGCGGCATTGGATGCGGAGAAATATCTCGAATCCCTCGCCGATTAA
- a CDS encoding DNA helicase UvrD, which yields MVTIADFHIHSKFSLATSPLMVPVSIAQAAGRKGIGLVGTGDFLHPGYLNILNESLEEEKHGIYRLKKGKSKVAFMPTVEVSNIFRTGGKTRKIHTLIFTPSLRDCAKLSKIFGKLGKTSSNGRPIFKFHVKELLKRVLDCSPESFIVPAHAWTPWYSVFGAFSGFDSIEECFEEESYNIFSIETGLSSDPPMNWSISGLDRMTLISNSDAHSPSKLGREANVFSKMPDFKELKSILKGEKREFFLNTIEFYPQEGKYFTDGHRKCGISFDPEETKANGDRCPECGGKVTKGVLHRVRELSDRKHGSKPVNAIPPKYVIPLEEIIAFVVNKKVTSLHVKKIYEKMIESAGTEFHILLDAAEDELKSMAAEEIALAILAVREGRVDITPGYDGVFGKIKICDT from the coding sequence ATGGTTACAATCGCTGATTTTCACATTCATTCTAAATTCAGCCTTGCCACAAGCCCGCTTATGGTGCCGGTTTCCATTGCTCAGGCAGCCGGGAGAAAAGGGATAGGACTTGTAGGCACAGGAGATTTCCTCCACCCTGGATATCTCAATATTCTAAATGAAAGCCTTGAAGAGGAAAAGCACGGCATTTACCGTCTTAAGAAAGGTAAAAGTAAAGTTGCTTTTATGCCAACTGTTGAAGTATCGAATATTTTCAGGACCGGTGGTAAGACGAGAAAAATTCATACACTTATATTTACGCCATCACTTCGGGACTGTGCGAAGCTTTCAAAGATATTCGGCAAGCTTGGTAAGACATCTTCAAACGGAAGACCTATTTTCAAGTTCCATGTAAAGGAGCTTTTAAAGCGTGTACTTGACTGCTCTCCTGAATCATTTATTGTCCCTGCACATGCATGGACTCCATGGTATTCTGTTTTTGGCGCATTCTCCGGGTTTGATTCAATTGAGGAGTGCTTTGAAGAGGAGTCATACAATATTTTTTCCATAGAGACAGGGCTTTCATCTGACCCTCCGATGAATTGGAGTATATCCGGGCTTGACCGGATGACACTTATCTCCAATTCCGATGCACATTCACCGTCAAAGCTAGGAAGGGAGGCGAATGTTTTTTCAAAGATGCCGGATTTTAAGGAGCTTAAAAGCATATTGAAGGGTGAAAAGAGAGAGTTTTTCCTGAACACTATAGAATTTTATCCGCAGGAAGGGAAATATTTCACAGACGGACACAGGAAATGCGGGATTTCATTTGATCCTGAAGAAACCAAAGCAAATGGCGACAGATGCCCTGAGTGTGGCGGCAAGGTGACAAAAGGGGTGCTTCACCGGGTAAGAGAGCTTTCTGACAGGAAGCATGGAAGCAAACCTGTAAATGCAATACCTCCAAAATATGTTATTCCGCTTGAAGAGATAATCGCTTTTGTGGTTAACAAAAAAGTTACATCTCTCCATGTTAAAAAAATTTATGAGAAGATGATAGAGTCAGCGGGAACTGAGTTTCATATTCTTCTTGATGCTGCGGAAGATGAGCTGAAAAGTATGGCAGCGGAAGAAATTGCCTTGGCAATACTTGCAGTGCGCGAAGGAAGGGTTGATATAACTCCGGGTTATGACGGGGTGTTCGGTAAAATTAAAATATGCGATACCTAA
- a CDS encoding glycosyltransferase family 39 protein, whose translation MKKYIPILLVLCLFSVMAFHYPYQVFMDEFSSYGSGMKLYKYSHFANIWVTHGIINPYITEASAYILGESESFMASRIANGIIGLFTVIAAYLLARKLFDEKVAILSGVFLMSSPYFIVSSHRELSDNPATLFFILTLLAFVRYWEKQDTKNLFILSFFFSLSLASKLTVGPYFAIIIFLLFLKNRFKLKESFTPSLLFVLFTGLLFFMIFPHTLLYFRDFYNEFMGFQISRTGNDIDPFRTGEIKNFLSGYKFYYSELKEFGFPYIVMVLSFLGIIYYSISLLKKNSSSDDLKKLIVFLPAAFGFLFYGSFNSYYMRYLMPIFPLIAISAAAFTFSMLREKLKKYIIPVTLLKIITCGIIIFSLLFNFRLIWKINEVKKRRTEFFDLAHKIKQYEKKGDIIVFDFPQGFTFDSSNFGHPYGAYPLMMSGIDEKTILVYPPASAIHPEKFDILITTNEISDEKLMLIDEVSPPAEMEDEILAIEFGSKERYKELLNTNPSYVEKQIHFMEKEGGGYPTRFFIYTTKEQSKVKRESSASSG comes from the coding sequence ATGAAAAAATACATTCCCATCCTTCTTGTCCTGTGTCTTTTCTCCGTCATGGCCTTTCACTACCCATACCAGGTCTTTATGGACGAGTTCTCATCATACGGCTCAGGGATGAAACTTTACAAGTACTCGCACTTTGCAAACATCTGGGTAACCCATGGAATTATAAATCCCTACATTACCGAAGCCTCGGCTTATATCTTAGGTGAGTCGGAAAGCTTTATGGCTTCGAGGATTGCCAACGGGATAATAGGTCTCTTTACTGTCATTGCAGCTTATTTACTTGCGAGAAAATTATTCGATGAAAAGGTTGCAATACTCTCCGGGGTCTTTCTCATGTCATCCCCTTATTTTATAGTCTCATCTCACAGGGAACTCTCAGATAATCCTGCAACTCTATTTTTTATACTCACTTTGCTTGCTTTTGTCAGGTACTGGGAAAAGCAGGATACAAAAAATCTTTTTATTCTAAGCTTTTTTTTCAGTCTCTCCCTTGCTTCTAAGCTTACCGTAGGCCCTTATTTTGCCATAATAATCTTCTTATTGTTCTTAAAAAACAGATTTAAACTAAAAGAGAGTTTCACCCCATCACTTTTATTCGTGTTATTCACTGGATTACTCTTCTTTATGATTTTCCCTCATACCCTGCTCTACTTCCGGGATTTTTATAATGAATTCATGGGATTCCAGATTTCAAGGACCGGCAATGACATTGATCCCTTCAGGACCGGAGAGATTAAAAATTTTTTATCAGGCTATAAATTCTATTATTCAGAGCTTAAGGAATTTGGATTCCCCTACATTGTCATGGTTCTTTCTTTTCTGGGAATAATCTATTACTCCATCTCTCTTCTGAAGAAGAATTCAAGCTCCGATGATTTGAAGAAACTCATTGTTTTCCTTCCTGCGGCCTTTGGTTTTCTTTTCTACGGAAGCTTTAACAGCTATTATATGAGATATCTGATGCCAATTTTTCCTTTAATAGCAATAAGTGCTGCAGCTTTCACCTTCAGTATGTTACGGGAGAAACTGAAAAAATATATAATCCCTGTTACCCTTTTAAAGATCATTACCTGCGGAATAATAATTTTTTCGCTGCTCTTTAACTTCAGACTGATATGGAAAATAAACGAGGTAAAAAAAAGAAGGACAGAATTCTTTGATCTCGCTCACAAAATAAAACAATATGAAAAAAAAGGAGACATAATAGTTTTTGATTTTCCGCAGGGATTTACATTTGACTCATCAAACTTTGGCCATCCTTATGGCGCTTACCCTCTTATGATGTCAGGGATTGATGAAAAAACTATTTTAGTTTATCCTCCTGCGTCAGCCATCCATCCTGAAAAATTCGATATTCTCATAACCACTAATGAGATTTCTGATGAAAAGTTAATGCTCATTGATGAAGTTTCTCCCCCCGCAGAGATGGAAGACGAGATACTTGCCATAGAATTCGGCTCAAAAGAAAGGTACAAAGAACTTCTGAACACCAATCCCTCCTATGTAGAGAAACAAATTCATTTCATGGAAAAAGAAGGAGGGGGATACCCTACAAGATTTTTTATTTACACTACGAAGGAACAAAGTAAAGTTAAGCGTGAATCTTCTGCATCATCGGGATGA
- the lon gene encoding endopeptidase La: MKILDFLLKKRARLKSEGSETRLPKQLSLLPLRNSVMFPSTVMSIVVGREKSLKQIEEAFSRKEIIGVVSQKDEKIENPRPEDFYKTGTAASILRISKLNENTISVILQGLSRFSIREVIKEEPYFLARVDYIEDNWTSDIEAEALFLNLKEMARRTVALSKNVPNEFARMIENLNESGKFCDLVSSNLNIQVSEKQKILETFDIKTRLRYTALHLNRELQALELADKIHSDVVGNVSKAQKEFYLKEQLKAIKKELGESAEENSEMKELKTRITNAGMPEDVEKEAMKELGRLGKMHPSSSEYTVSRTYIEWLTDLPWKVETEDNLDLKNVAGILEEDHYDLEKLKKRIIEFLAVRKLKPDKKGPILCFAGPPGVGKTSLGKSIAKALGRKFIRISLGGTRDEAEIRGHRRTYVGALPGRIIQGIKRAGARNPVFMLDEIDKLGTDFRGDPASALLEVLDPEQNFAFSDHYLNLPFDLSKVMFIATANVLESIPPVLLDRMEVLNIPGYSEEEKVMIAKKHIIPKQVDEHGLKEEWVSFEDSALIDIIGNYTKESGLRNLEREIATICRMIAKEAAEGKTENVLLNQESIHKYLGPRKFFSEVALRLTRPGIATGLAWTMTGGDIIFIEASKMPGKGNLILTGQLGDVMKESAQAALTYIRSQATNYGIEENFYDKNDIHIHIPAGAIPKDGPSAGITLFIALLSLLTGEQVKSDVAMTGEITLRGTVLPVGGIKEKILAAKRAGIRKVILPSQNEKDMEEISPDHRKDMEFYFISTIDEVVEKAIEKEPLIPMMQKIHA, translated from the coding sequence ATGAAAATCTTAGATTTTTTACTGAAAAAACGAGCGCGCCTGAAAAGCGAAGGCAGCGAGACAAGACTTCCCAAGCAGCTCTCATTATTGCCTCTGAGGAACAGCGTGATGTTTCCCAGCACGGTAATGTCAATAGTAGTTGGAAGGGAAAAATCTCTTAAGCAGATTGAAGAAGCCTTCAGCAGAAAAGAGATAATCGGTGTAGTTTCCCAGAAAGACGAAAAAATAGAAAATCCGAGGCCGGAAGATTTTTACAAAACCGGCACTGCAGCTTCAATCCTTCGTATTTCAAAACTTAATGAAAACACCATAAGTGTAATTCTTCAGGGACTAAGCCGGTTTAGTATAAGAGAAGTGATAAAGGAAGAACCCTATTTTCTTGCACGCGTTGATTATATAGAAGACAACTGGACAAGCGACATAGAAGCGGAGGCTCTCTTTCTCAACTTAAAGGAAATGGCAAGACGCACTGTTGCCCTGTCAAAGAATGTCCCTAACGAATTTGCGCGGATGATAGAGAACCTTAACGAGTCGGGGAAATTTTGCGACCTTGTTTCTTCCAACCTCAATATCCAAGTCTCTGAAAAACAAAAGATACTGGAAACATTCGATATAAAGACCAGGCTGAGATATACCGCGCTCCACCTAAACAGGGAATTGCAGGCGCTTGAGTTGGCAGACAAAATTCATTCTGATGTAGTTGGGAACGTATCAAAGGCACAAAAAGAATTTTATCTCAAGGAACAGCTAAAGGCGATAAAAAAGGAGCTTGGGGAGAGTGCTGAAGAAAACAGCGAAATGAAGGAGCTTAAGACGCGCATAACGAATGCAGGTATGCCGGAAGATGTCGAGAAAGAGGCAATGAAGGAGCTTGGAAGACTTGGTAAAATGCATCCCTCTTCCTCTGAATATACTGTTTCAAGAACTTATATTGAATGGCTCACAGACTTGCCCTGGAAAGTTGAAACAGAGGATAATCTGGACTTGAAGAATGTGGCAGGTATTCTTGAGGAAGACCACTACGATCTTGAGAAACTCAAGAAAAGGATAATTGAATTTCTTGCCGTAAGAAAACTTAAACCTGATAAGAAAGGTCCCATCCTCTGCTTTGCCGGCCCTCCGGGTGTAGGAAAGACAAGCCTCGGGAAATCCATAGCAAAAGCGCTTGGGAGGAAATTTATAAGGATATCACTTGGCGGTACAAGGGATGAAGCAGAGATCAGAGGACACAGGCGCACTTATGTCGGAGCTCTCCCGGGGAGGATAATACAGGGAATAAAAAGAGCCGGCGCAAGGAACCCGGTCTTCATGCTTGATGAAATAGACAAGCTCGGGACAGATTTCAGGGGAGACCCTGCAAGCGCACTGCTAGAAGTGCTTGACCCGGAGCAGAATTTTGCATTTTCAGACCATTACCTTAACCTTCCCTTCGATCTTTCGAAGGTTATGTTCATAGCGACAGCCAATGTCCTTGAATCGATCCCGCCGGTGCTCCTTGACCGGATGGAAGTGCTCAATATCCCCGGATATTCAGAAGAAGAGAAAGTGATGATAGCGAAGAAACATATAATCCCTAAACAGGTTGATGAACATGGGTTAAAAGAGGAATGGGTAAGTTTTGAAGATTCAGCGCTTATAGACATCATCGGGAATTATACAAAGGAATCAGGACTCAGAAACCTTGAACGTGAAATTGCAACAATATGCCGTATGATTGCAAAAGAGGCTGCAGAGGGGAAAACAGAAAACGTTCTGCTAAATCAGGAAAGCATACATAAATATCTCGGCCCCAGAAAATTTTTCTCTGAAGTCGCTCTAAGGCTTACAAGACCCGGTATTGCCACAGGGCTTGCATGGACCATGACCGGAGGAGACATTATTTTTATAGAAGCTTCAAAAATGCCGGGGAAAGGGAATCTAATACTTACAGGACAGCTTGGAGATGTAATGAAAGAGTCTGCCCAGGCTGCGCTCACATACATACGGTCGCAGGCAACGAATTACGGCATCGAAGAAAATTTTTACGACAAAAACGATATCCATATACATATTCCTGCAGGGGCTATACCAAAAGACGGTCCTTCAGCAGGGATAACACTTTTCATTGCATTGCTTTCGCTTCTTACAGGAGAGCAGGTTAAAAGTGATGTTGCCATGACAGGTGAGATCACGCTTCGCGGCACAGTGCTTCCTGTTGGCGGAATAAAAGAGAAAATCCTTGCAGCGAAAAGAGCAGGGATAAGGAAAGTAATACTTCCAAGCCAGAATGAGAAGGATATGGAAGAAATATCACCTGACCACAGGAAGGATATGGAATTCTATTTTATATCTACCATCGATGAAGTAGTTGAAAAGGCTATCGAGAAAGAACCACTCATCCCGATGATGCAGAAGATTCACGCTTAA
- the htpX gene encoding zinc metalloprotease HtpX has protein sequence MNGVKTAVLMATLMALLVFAGGALGGKGGMIYAFLFACLINMGSYWFSDKIVLRMYKAKEVDEANAPELYSMVRELAAGAALPMPKVYIIPSETPNAFATGRNPEHAAVAVTESIMSLLSREELKGVIGHELSHVKNRDILIATIAATVAGAISMLAQMAQWAMIFGGRNDDEERGNPIAGIIMIILAPIAAMIIQMAISRSREYGADQGGAKLSGNPEYLANALRKLEKGCTSIPMNANPSTAHMFIVNPLRGGSIATLFSTHPPTEERIRRLLELTI, from the coding sequence ATGAATGGCGTTAAAACTGCGGTTTTAATGGCAACCCTGATGGCTCTTCTTGTATTTGCAGGAGGTGCCTTAGGAGGAAAAGGAGGGATGATATATGCTTTCCTTTTTGCGTGCCTGATTAATATGGGAAGCTACTGGTTCAGCGATAAAATCGTGTTAAGGATGTACAAAGCCAAAGAAGTTGATGAGGCAAATGCGCCTGAACTTTACAGCATGGTAAGAGAACTTGCCGCGGGAGCGGCGCTTCCTATGCCTAAGGTCTATATAATCCCTTCTGAAACTCCCAATGCCTTTGCAACAGGCAGGAACCCTGAACATGCCGCTGTAGCTGTTACCGAAAGCATAATGAGTCTCCTTTCAAGGGAAGAACTTAAGGGTGTAATTGGCCATGAACTTAGCCATGTTAAAAACAGGGACATATTAATAGCAACTATTGCTGCCACAGTTGCGGGCGCTATAAGCATGCTTGCCCAGATGGCGCAGTGGGCTATGATATTCGGTGGAAGAAATGATGACGAGGAAAGGGGCAACCCGATAGCAGGGATCATCATGATAATCCTTGCTCCCATAGCTGCAATGATAATACAGATGGCCATCTCAAGGTCCCGCGAATACGGGGCTGATCAGGGGGGAGCAAAGTTATCCGGCAATCCTGAATACCTTGCAAATGCTTTAAGAAAGCTTGAAAAGGGATGCACCAGCATACCAATGAATGCAAATCCTTCCACTGCACATATGTTCATTGTCAACCCCTTAAGGGGAGGGAGCATTGCAACTCTTTTTTCAACTCATCCGCCCACAGAAGAAAGGATCAGGAGGTTGCTTGAACTCACTATATGA
- the rpoZ gene encoding DNA-directed RNA polymerase subunit omega: MKNVEDLVDRAIKASKNRYYLVSLASKRARQLVSGYLPLVDKKFAKPTSISLLEIADGKIKIEEVEE; the protein is encoded by the coding sequence ATGAAAAACGTAGAAGACCTTGTAGACAGAGCAATAAAAGCCAGCAAAAATAGATACTATCTTGTTTCTCTTGCCTCAAAAAGAGCAAGGCAGCTAGTAAGCGGTTATCTTCCTCTTGTGGATAAAAAATTTGCAAAGCCAACAAGCATTTCGCTTCTTGAAATAGCTGACGGGAAAATAAAAATAGAAGAAGTAGAAGAATAG